The sequence below is a genomic window from bacterium.
AGATGCCTGACTCCTGTTAACCAAAAAGTTTGTAAACCATTTTTGTTTTAGCATAACACAAAAAAACCAATTTTATTTCAGTATAAATCTACCAGCATTTTCCTCTTTTCATAAGGAGAAATCTTAAGCTTCAAAATAACTTTGTTAAAAAAATCAATACTTGAATCATAGGTTTTTCTATCAATTGGATAGGGTGTTTTATCCTTTCCACCATGGGCAAAGGAATATCTTGTAGGGTCTTCATAAGAGGGAGCTGCACCATAGATAACCTCAGATACAAGGCTTAATGCCCTTATTGTCTTTGGACCAACACCTTCCAAGGAAAGAAGCTTCTCATAATTTTCTGGTTTTATTTCGCAAACCTTGGAAAAGATTTTTTCTAAATAACGACTTTTTGAAAAATCTTCTAACAAAAGGGGATGCCAAAAGAATTCTTTGTCTTCTAATTTAAGTAGGGTTTCTTTGCTTTGATCAGATTCTAATGAAAGCATTCTATGGTATTTTGAAAAATTTAGCCTTAAAATTTGAATATCCTTAAGCAAGCCAAAATAATTTCCACAAACCAATTCTGTAGAGAGCTTTCGTGTATCTTTGCTTTCCTTTGCTGTTAAATTCAGGGTAGGAACTTTTGTGTGGCTAATAATCCCAGAATGTGGTTCACAGACTAAATCCTCTATCCTTTCAGAATACCAATGATAACGCCTTGCAGACTTTGCTTGTGTATTCATTCCCTGCTGGACCACAGCCCAAGCACCATTTTTAGAGAAGAAAAAGCTATGATGATAAATTTGAAAGCCATCTTGAATAAGGGAGCTATCAACCTTGGCAGACATTTTGGAATTATAGACTAAATTATTAACTTTATTATTGGGTAGGCTTAAAATATCCCCCCAATTTTTAATCTCATCGGGTGTTTTTAAAGATGTTTTTCCCTTTCCTCCACATATAAAAATCCCCAATTCTTTTTCCAGGCCCCTTATTGCCTCTTTCAATGCTGCTGTTAAAACAGTGGTTAATCCTGAGGCATTCCAATCAAAGGCAAGGACACACCCTAATGATTGAAACCAGACAGGGTCTGCAATCCTTTTGATAAACTCATCCTCTCCATATTCCTCCCTTATTATCAAAAGCACCTGTCTGCCTAGCCTTACCATTTTTTCAAAGAGCCATCTAGGACAGACCCCTGTATCCAGCGTAAATGTAGCAATCCCCCTGTTTATCATTCTTTACCCTTAACAAAAACCTGCACCCTTTACAACCTTAATTTTCAATTATTCCTTTCTATAAAGGACAAAGTCAGAGAGGGAAATGAGAGACTCTTTGTGGGTTAAAGATGTATTAGCGATTGCAGATTTTGCCTTTTCTATACATTCTTTTGCGATACCTTTGGCATACTCAATCCCTTTGTATTTTTCAATCATATCCCTTATTCCATCAGCATCAGAGGAGCTTATTAGCTTATTAAGAATTGCTTTATCATTAAAATTTGCCATTTTCATTGTCCAAATAATGGGAAGGGTTGCCTTTTTATTTTTTACATCATCTCCGCTAATATCAAGCATATCGTCGATTATCTGAAATGCTAGCCCTAGATTTCTTCCATAATTAGAAAGGCTTTCACAATCATTATTGGAAACCATAGCACCAGATAAACAGGAAAGCTCAAATAGATGGGCTGTTTTCTGGTAGATTATTTTTAAATACCTTTCCTCATCTATGTTAATTCCCCTTTCAAGCTCTGACATCTGGCCATTACACATAACAAGGCATCCCTTTGTAAATAGCTTAATAAGCCTTATATCGCCATAATCTACCAAAATATTAAAGGCAGAGGCTAAAAATAAATCACCAACAAGAAGTGCCCAATTCTTTCCCCATTTAGAGACAATTGTTTCTTTATTCCTCCTTAAATTTGAGCAATCAATGATGTCATCATGGAGAAGAGATGTACAATGGATAAGCTCAATGGAGGAGGCAAGATTAACTGAGCTGTCTCCATTCAGGGTAGTTGAAAAGAGAAAGAGGGCAGGTCTAATAAGTTTTCCCCTTGTTTCTTGAATGTAATCAAGTATTTCGCTTAAGGCTTCATTATCCTTTTCTTTTATCTTAAGCCTTTCTTTTACAAGGACGAGCTTATTTTCAATAGGGGCATATATTTCCTCTATTCTCATAGCCTCTGGTTGGCAAAGAATGCTAGGTTTGCAATCGGGTTTGGAAATAACCCAAGAAAAACAATAGAAAGAATTAGAAGGATTGCAAGGCATTTTATATATCCTGGGATAGGAATAGGTCCATTTTCCCCTCTTCCAAGATATATTGCCTTTACAACAATAAAATAGTAATAAAGGGAGACAACAGAGAAGACAACGCCAATTATGGCAAGGGGTATAAGACCTTTTTCAATAGCTGAATAAAACAGGGAAAATTTTCCAAAAAACCCAATAAAGGGAGGAAGCCCAGCCAAAGATGATAGTGAAACAAGCATAAGAATTGAAAGAAGGGGGCTTTTTTTTGAAAGCCCATTATAATCATCTATTTCTTCTAGCCTTGTTGCAGATATAACAAGGAATGATGAGATGGTTGCTAAAGAATAGGCAACAAAATAGAACAACATAGCAATTATTCCTTGTCCTGACTGGGTGCAAAGACCAATGAGAAGATAGCCTGCATGGCTAATGGAGGAATATCCAAGCATCCTTTTAATATTCTTCTGTGGTATTGCAGAGAGATTTCCAAGAATTATGGTAATTACAGAAAGAATGAAAAATAGCCTTGTATAATCAAATAATATTGAACCAAGAGGACCAAACAAAAGGTTCATAATAATAGCAAATCCAGCTACCTTTGAGGCAGTTGCAAGAAAGCCTGTGATGGGCGTTGGCGCACCTTGATAGACATCTGGAATCCACATATGAAAGGGAACAATATCTGCCTTAAAGCAGACACCAGCAAGGATAAAGATAATGGCTAAAGCTTGAATGGGTCCAAAGCCTAATCCAAGAACCTTATCTGATATATTGACAAAATTCGTTTCTCCTGTAAGCCCATAGAGAAGGTTTATTCCATAAATAAGAAATGCAGAGGAAAAAGCACCAAAGAGGAGGTATTTTATCCCTCCCTCAATGCCTTTTTTATCTTTAAGGAAACAAGTAAGGATATAAGAGCTTATGCTTATAAGCTCAATTGAAATATAAAGGATAATCATATCATTGCTTGATACAGCAAGCATCGTTCCGATTGTTGCCATTAAGAGAAAGAAGGAATATTCATTTTGGTTTTTTAAGCCCTTTAGAAAATCTTTGGACATAAAGAGCACAATAAAAAGGGAGGAGGTACATAAAACCTTAAGAAAGCTTGAAAATGGAGAGACAATAAGGCTATCTATTGATTGAGTGGCAACAAAAATGGCAATTGAGGAGGCAATAGAGAGAACGCAAGCGATAATTGCAATCTCAAAGCCTATATTAAGCCTAAAAAACCCTGTTATTAAAACAAGAAAAGAAAATAATACAAGAATAAGCTCTGGCGTAAGTAATGAAATATCCATAATTTTAAATTTTATTATAACCAATATTAAGAATGATTGCAAGAAAAAAAGTTTTGACTTTTATAATAAAAGTACATTATAATTATTAAAAATTTAAAATTGGAGGTAAAGATATGGAGCTTGATAATCAAACGGTTCTTACCTTAATGAAGGTTCCCCTTTTCTCTTCCCTCTCTGTTGAGGACTTCAAAAGCGTAGCAGAGAAGCTTTCAACAAAGAATTTTGAGAAGGGAGAGTATATGGTTAGAGAGGGCGAGATAGGAGATTACTTCTATATCTTAAGAAAGGGAGAGGCAGATGTTGTTATTGAGGGAGAGCAAAAAAGGATTGCCCATCTTAAGGAGGGAGATTTCTTTGGTGAAATAGCCCTATTGGTTGGCGTTGAAAGAACAGCCTCTGTTGTTGCTGTATCTGATGTTGAGGCAATTACCTTGAACAAAAAATCGTTCAATGAGCTATTAAAGGAAAATCCCTCTGTTGCGGCAAACCTTTCAAAGGTTCTTGTATTAAGGCTTTCAAAGATGGCGGAAGATATGTAGAAAAATTCAAAAGTCAAAATGCAAAAGTCAAAATTTAAGGTAAGGATTTATTAAATTGAATGGAGATTGTTGTAATCATCCTTGCCTATGTTTTTGGTTCAATTCCATTAGGCTATATCTTTGGAAGGATTAAGGGAAAAGACATAAGAAAGGAAGGTTCGGGAAATATTGGATTTACCAATGTTTGTAGGGTATTGGGAAAAAAATGGGGAATCCCTGTTCTTATCTTTGACATCTTAAAAGGATTTGCTTTTCCCTTTGTTTCATTTAAGCTTGGTTTGGGAGAGAAAATTGCTATCCTATCCGGACTTTCTGCAATACTAGGCCAGGGTTTTAGCATATTTTTAAGGTTTAAGGGTGGAAAGGGTGTTGCAATATCAGGTGGTGTATTTCTAGCCATTGCACCAATTGAGACACTTATTACAATAGCAATATTTTTGTTGGTATTTTCTATCACAAGAATTGTCTCAATAGGCTCAATTGTTTCATCCATCTCTTTGCCAATCTTGGTCTTTTTTATCTCTCCTGATAAAAAGCTTGTTTTTGTTTTCTCCCTTGTAGCTATGGCTTTTATTCTTATTAAACATATCCCAAATATAAAAAGGCTGGTAGGCAAAAGGGAATATAAGATTTAAAAAGATGAAATTATAGAGGTGAAAAAAGATGGCAATAAAGAAGTGGTCAAAAAGTGAGATTATCAAGGTAATCAGAGGGATAAAAAAAGAAGGCAAGCCAATAAATCCTAAGTATCTTAAGAAGAATCGTAAAGATTTATATGGAGCAATAAAGAGGTATTTTGGAGGGGGCAAATGGAGAGAGGGATGGGAAAAGGCTGTAAGAGCTGCTGGATTTCTTCCCGAGAAAGAGAGAAAATGGAAGAAGACTATATCATGGTCAAAAACGAAGGTTGTCCAGGCTATTAAAAAGATGAAGAGGGAGGGTAAGGGGATAAATCAAAAATCTATTATGAAGAATTCTCCCGCTTTACTTTATGCAATAAAGAGGTATTTTGGAGAGAATAAATCTATAAAAGAGGGATGGGAAAAGGCTGTAAGAGCTGCTGGATTTCTTCCCGAGAAAGAGAGAAAAAAGAAGAAGAATATATCATGGTCAAAAAGTAAGATTATCCAGGCGATTAAAAAGATGAAGAGGGAGGGTAAGGAGATACATCAAACATTTATTATGAAGAATTTTCCCTCTTTACTTTATGCAATAAGGAAGCATTTTGGAGGGGGCAAATCTCTAAAAGAGGGATGGGAAAAGGCTGTAAGAGCTGCTGGATTTCTTCCCGAGAAAGAGAGAAAAAAGAAGTCATGGTCAAAAGTAAAGGTTATCCAGGCAATCAGAGGGATAAAAAAAGAGGGCAAGCCAATAAATCCTGCGTATCTTAACAGGACTTTATACGAGGCAATGAAGAGGTATTTTGGAGAGAATAAATCTCTAAAAGAGGGATGGGAAAAGGCTGTAAGGGCTGCTGGATTTCTTCCCGAGAAAGAGAGAAAAAAGAAGAAGAATATATCATGCTCAAAAAGTAAGATTATCCAGGTGATTAAAAAGATGAAGAGGGAGGGTAAGGGAATACATCAAAGATCTATTATGAAGAATTTTCCCTCTTTACTTTATGCAATAAGGAAGCATTTTGGAGAGAAGAATAAATCTCTAAAAGAGGGATGGGAAAAGGCTGTAAGGGCTGCTGGATTTCTTCCCGAGAAAGAGAGAAAATGGGAGAAGAATATATTATGGTCAAAAAGTAAGATTATCCAGGTGATTAAAAAGATGAAGAGGGAGGGTAAGGGAATACATCAAAGATCTATTATGAAGAATTTTCCCTCTTTACTTTATGCAATGAAGAGGTATTTTGGAGAGAATAAATCTACAAAAGAGGGATGGGAAAAGGCTGTAAGGGCTGCTGGATTTCTTCCCGAGAAAGAGACAAAAAAGAAGTCATGGTCAAAAAGTAAGATTATCCAGGCGATTAAAAAGATGAAGAGGGAGGGTAAGGAGATACATCAAACATCTATTATGAAGAATTTTCCCTCTTTACTTTATGCAATAAGGAAGCATTTTGGAGGGGGCAAATCTCTAAAAGAGGGATGGGAAAAGGCTGTAAGAGCTGCTGGATTTCTTCCCGAGAAAGAGAGAAAATGGGAGAAGAATATATTATGGTCAAAAAGTAAAATTATCCAGGCGATTAAAAAGATGAAGAGGGAGGGTAAGGGGATAAATCAAACATCTATTATGAAGAATTTTCCCTCTTTAGTTTATGCAATAAGGAAGCATTTTGGAGAGAAGAATAAATCTCTAAAAGAGGGATGGGAAAAGGTTGTAAGAGCTGCTGGATTTTCCCCTGATAAAGAAAGAAAAAAGAGAAAGGTATAGGATGAATATCTGTGTTCTGGGTGGTGGAACCTGGGGTATAACCCTTGCATCCCTTTTGTTTGACAATGGAAATTCAGTAAAAATATGGGAGTTTTTAAAGGATAAGGTAGAATTTCTTAAAAAAGAACGAAAAGAGTCAAATCTCCCATGGCTTTCTATTCCAGGCTCAATAGAGATTACAGACAACCTTGAATTTAGCATTTGGTCTTCTGAGTTGCTGGTGGTTGCTATTCCCTCCTGGACAATAAGGGGTATATTCTCAAAGATAAAGGAAAATTGGGAGGATAAGCTAATTGTTTCCTGCTCAAAGGGCATTGAAGAAGAAACATTTTTAACACCATCTGGTGTAATAATGGATGTTATAAAGGATGCAAGGGTTGTTGCATTATCAGGCCCATCACATGCAGAGGAGGTATCAAAGAAAATACCAACAGCAATTATCTCTGCAAGTTGCAATGAGAATGATAGAATTTTTGTCCAGAGGCTATTTTCAAACAATTATTTCAGGGTCTACACAAACCCTGATATAATTGGTGTTGAGCTTGGTGGAGGCTTAAAGAACATAATGGCAATTGCATCGGGTATTTCTGATGGCTTGGGTTTTGGAGATAATACAAAAGCCGCTCTATTCTGTAGGGGGATGGCAGAGATTGTAAGATTTGGCATATTGCTGGGTGGATTAAAAGAAACATTCTTTGGTCTATCTGGAATGGGAGACCTTGTTGTAACCTGCATCTCAAAGCATAGCAGAAACAGGGGGTTTGGTGAGCTAATTGGAAAAGGTTATAAAAAAGAAGATGCAGAAAGAAAGATAAATATGACAATTGAGGGGATAAAGACAACAAAGGCTGTTTATGAATACTCAGAAAAATTAAATATAGATATGCCAAT
It includes:
- a CDS encoding DUF763 domain-containing protein encodes the protein MINRGIATFTLDTGVCPRWLFEKMVRLGRQVLLIIREEYGEDEFIKRIADPVWFQSLGCVLAFDWNASGLTTVLTAALKEAIRGLEKELGIFICGGKGKTSLKTPDEIKNWGDILSLPNNKVNNLVYNSKMSAKVDSSLIQDGFQIYHHSFFFSKNGAWAVVQQGMNTQAKSARRYHWYSERIEDLVCEPHSGIISHTKVPTLNLTAKESKDTRKLSTELVCGNYFGLLKDIQILRLNFSKYHRMLSLESDQSKETLLKLEDKEFFWHPLLLEDFSKSRYLEKIFSKVCEIKPENYEKLLSLEGVGPKTIRALSLVSEVIYGAAPSYEDPTRYSFAHGGKDKTPYPIDRKTYDSSIDFFNKVILKLKISPYEKRKMLVDLY
- a CDS encoding polyprenyl synthetase family protein; protein product: MRIEEIYAPIENKLVLVKERLKIKEKDNEALSEILDYIQETRGKLIRPALFLFSTTLNGDSSVNLASSIELIHCTSLLHDDIIDCSNLRRNKETIVSKWGKNWALLVGDLFLASAFNILVDYGDIRLIKLFTKGCLVMCNGQMSELERGINIDEERYLKIIYQKTAHLFELSCLSGAMVSNNDCESLSNYGRNLGLAFQIIDDMLDISGDDVKNKKATLPIIWTMKMANFNDKAILNKLISSSDADGIRDMIEKYKGIEYAKGIAKECIEKAKSAIANTSLTHKESLISLSDFVLYRKE
- a CDS encoding NADH-quinone oxidoreductase subunit N yields the protein MDISLLTPELILVLFSFLVLITGFFRLNIGFEIAIIACVLSIASSIAIFVATQSIDSLIVSPFSSFLKVLCTSSLFIVLFMSKDFLKGLKNQNEYSFFLLMATIGTMLAVSSNDMIILYISIELISISSYILTCFLKDKKGIEGGIKYLLFGAFSSAFLIYGINLLYGLTGETNFVNISDKVLGLGFGPIQALAIIFILAGVCFKADIVPFHMWIPDVYQGAPTPITGFLATASKVAGFAIIMNLLFGPLGSILFDYTRLFFILSVITIILGNLSAIPQKNIKRMLGYSSISHAGYLLIGLCTQSGQGIIAMLFYFVAYSLATISSFLVISATRLEEIDDYNGLSKKSPLLSILMLVSLSSLAGLPPFIGFFGKFSLFYSAIEKGLIPLAIIGVVFSVVSLYYYFIVVKAIYLGRGENGPIPIPGYIKCLAILLILSIVFLGLFPNPIANLAFFANQRL
- a CDS encoding cyclic nucleotide-binding domain-containing protein produces the protein MELDNQTVLTLMKVPLFSSLSVEDFKSVAEKLSTKNFEKGEYMVREGEIGDYFYILRKGEADVVIEGEQKRIAHLKEGDFFGEIALLVGVERTASVVAVSDVEAITLNKKSFNELLKENPSVAANLSKVLVLRLSKMAEDM
- the plsY gene encoding glycerol-3-phosphate 1-O-acyltransferase PlsY, giving the protein MEIVVIILAYVFGSIPLGYIFGRIKGKDIRKEGSGNIGFTNVCRVLGKKWGIPVLIFDILKGFAFPFVSFKLGLGEKIAILSGLSAILGQGFSIFLRFKGGKGVAISGGVFLAIAPIETLITIAIFLLVFSITRIVSIGSIVSSISLPILVFFISPDKKLVFVFSLVAMAFILIKHIPNIKRLVGKREYKI
- a CDS encoding NAD(P)H-dependent glycerol-3-phosphate dehydrogenase, which encodes MNICVLGGGTWGITLASLLFDNGNSVKIWEFLKDKVEFLKKERKESNLPWLSIPGSIEITDNLEFSIWSSELLVVAIPSWTIRGIFSKIKENWEDKLIVSCSKGIEEETFLTPSGVIMDVIKDARVVALSGPSHAEEVSKKIPTAIISASCNENDRIFVQRLFSNNYFRVYTNPDIIGVELGGGLKNIMAIASGISDGLGFGDNTKAALFCRGMAEIVRFGILLGGLKETFFGLSGMGDLVVTCISKHSRNRGFGELIGKGYKKEDAERKINMTIEGIKTTKAVYEYSEKLNIDMPITREVYKVIFEGKDPKIACGELLKRQLKEEF